In the Malania oleifera isolate guangnan ecotype guangnan chromosome 1, ASM2987363v1, whole genome shotgun sequence genome, one interval contains:
- the LOC131146428 gene encoding uroporphyrinogen decarboxylase 1, chloroplastic-like isoform X1 yields MSFFYATKSMCWSSSTIFLGFGFPPIVRTNRVSHTSSKDNFISCKMSPPSCLASPSSPSSDPKDPLLVKAARGDPVPRPPAWMIRQSGGYMAAYRKLAEKYPSFRERSETTDLIVKISLQPWEAFHPDGVTVFSDILTPLPALGIPFDVEEARGPIIHSPIRSEDDLKALHPIDLEKLHFMGESLGILRHEVGEQAAVVGFVGAPWTIATYIVEGGKSNTYTTVKSMCHSAPHVLTAILSHLEEAISDYIVYQVESGAQCVRIFDSWGGQLPPDMWERWSKPSIEKIVNVVRKTCPGIPLVLYINGTGGLLERMKGTGVDVIGIDWRVDMADGRKRLGSGISIQGNVDPSYLFSPLPALTDEIHRIVKCAGPRGHILSLGQGIPVGTPEEAVAYFFEVARSLKLNMLFDDHIAEEPQSVV; encoded by the exons ATGAGTTTCTTTTATGCTACCAA GTCTATGTGCTGGAGCTCCTCAACTATATTCTTAGGATTTGGATTTCCTCCTATCGTACGTACAAATCGAGTTTCACATACTTCTTCCAAAGACAATTTCATCTCTTGCAAAATGTCCCCTCCAAGTTGCTTGGCCTCACCGTCATCACCATCTTCTG ATCCAAAAGACCCGCTTTTGGTTAAGGCTGCAAGGGGAGATCCTGTTCCCCGCCCTCCAGCATGGATGATCCGGCAGTCAGGAGGGTATATGGCTGCTTACAGAAAGCTTGCCGAGAAATATCCATCCTTCAGAGAGAGGTCAGAGACAACTGATCTCATTGTGAAGATTTCTCTGCAACCTTGGGAAGCTTTCCATCCTGATGGGGTCACTGTTTTCTCTGACATACTTACCCCACTGCCGGCATTGGGTATCCCATTTGACGTGGAAGAAGCTCGTGGCCCTATTATTCACTCTCCGATTCGTTCTGAGGATGATTTGAAAGCACTGCATCCCATTGACTTGGAGAAACTTCATTTTATGGGAGAATCCCTTGGGATTTTGCGTCATGAG GTTGGGGAGCAAGCTGCAGTTGTGGGTTTTGTGGGCGCACCTTGGACAATTGCTACTTACATAGTGGAAGGGGGTAAATCTAACACATACACCACCGTAAAGAGCATGTGTCATTCAGCACCTCATGTGTTGACGGCTATTCTCTCTCACTTGGAGGAGGCAATATCTGATTATATTGTTTATCAAGTGGAGTCTGGGGCTCAATGCGTACGAATATTTGATTCTTGGGGTGGACAACTGCCGCCGGATATGTGGGAGCGCTGGTCAAAGCCTTCTATTGAAAAG ATTGTGAATGTTGTGAGGAAGACGTGCCCTGGAATACCACTTGTTCTTTACATTAATGGAACTGGTGGCCTTCTTGAACGGATGAAAGGAACTGGAGTAGATGTGATTGGGATTGACTGGAGAGTGGATATGGCAGATGGAAGAAAGCGGTTGGGCAGTGGAATCAGCATACAAGGAAATGTGGAcccttcttatttattttctccCCTTCCTGCTCTGACTGATGAAATTCATAG GATTGTGAAGTGTGCGGGGCCAAGAGGACACATTCTTAGTCTTGGACAAGGCATTCCTGTTGGGACACCTGAAGAAGCTGTTGCCTATTTCTTTGAAGTTGCTAGAAGCTTGAAATTAAATATGCTTTTTGATGATCATATTGCGGAGGAACCTCAATCAGTGGTTTGA
- the LOC131146428 gene encoding uroporphyrinogen decarboxylase 1, chloroplastic-like isoform X2: protein MIRQSGGYMAAYRKLAEKYPSFRERSETTDLIVKISLQPWEAFHPDGVTVFSDILTPLPALGIPFDVEEARGPIIHSPIRSEDDLKALHPIDLEKLHFMGESLGILRHEVGEQAAVVGFVGAPWTIATYIVEGGKSNTYTTVKSMCHSAPHVLTAILSHLEEAISDYIVYQVESGAQCVRIFDSWGGQLPPDMWERWSKPSIEKIVNVVRKTCPGIPLVLYINGTGGLLERMKGTGVDVIGIDWRVDMADGRKRLGSGISIQGNVDPSYLFSPLPALTDEIHRIVKCAGPRGHILSLGQGIPVGTPEEAVAYFFEVARSLKLNMLFDDHIAEEPQSVV from the exons ATGATCCGGCAGTCAGGAGGGTATATGGCTGCTTACAGAAAGCTTGCCGAGAAATATCCATCCTTCAGAGAGAGGTCAGAGACAACTGATCTCATTGTGAAGATTTCTCTGCAACCTTGGGAAGCTTTCCATCCTGATGGGGTCACTGTTTTCTCTGACATACTTACCCCACTGCCGGCATTGGGTATCCCATTTGACGTGGAAGAAGCTCGTGGCCCTATTATTCACTCTCCGATTCGTTCTGAGGATGATTTGAAAGCACTGCATCCCATTGACTTGGAGAAACTTCATTTTATGGGAGAATCCCTTGGGATTTTGCGTCATGAG GTTGGGGAGCAAGCTGCAGTTGTGGGTTTTGTGGGCGCACCTTGGACAATTGCTACTTACATAGTGGAAGGGGGTAAATCTAACACATACACCACCGTAAAGAGCATGTGTCATTCAGCACCTCATGTGTTGACGGCTATTCTCTCTCACTTGGAGGAGGCAATATCTGATTATATTGTTTATCAAGTGGAGTCTGGGGCTCAATGCGTACGAATATTTGATTCTTGGGGTGGACAACTGCCGCCGGATATGTGGGAGCGCTGGTCAAAGCCTTCTATTGAAAAG ATTGTGAATGTTGTGAGGAAGACGTGCCCTGGAATACCACTTGTTCTTTACATTAATGGAACTGGTGGCCTTCTTGAACGGATGAAAGGAACTGGAGTAGATGTGATTGGGATTGACTGGAGAGTGGATATGGCAGATGGAAGAAAGCGGTTGGGCAGTGGAATCAGCATACAAGGAAATGTGGAcccttcttatttattttctccCCTTCCTGCTCTGACTGATGAAATTCATAG GATTGTGAAGTGTGCGGGGCCAAGAGGACACATTCTTAGTCTTGGACAAGGCATTCCTGTTGGGACACCTGAAGAAGCTGTTGCCTATTTCTTTGAAGTTGCTAGAAGCTTGAAATTAAATATGCTTTTTGATGATCATATTGCGGAGGAACCTCAATCAGTGGTTTGA